Proteins encoded within one genomic window of Fragaria vesca subsp. vesca linkage group LG1, FraVesHawaii_1.0, whole genome shotgun sequence:
- the LOC101314405 gene encoding G-type lectin S-receptor-like serine/threonine-protein kinase B120-like codes for MRDINFRILDMKNISSTTSPTVKVARDDYWETICPSTYVATNLNLSLFSYSSDSLNVSFWYNCNTSISALGNSLACNNTVTVSYLTAAKANVITIDPVSSGACKAAVLVPVSQSSSVALDSEKIDIEAAIDGGFELDVLNADPALCSSCLASGGACGANSTGANEFMCFCQTTSSSTQICTLSTVPTPAGKKGLSVNSLKRTLVIAIVSAAVGFLTITFGYFLWKKKFGRISRVSGNTSKVTAGGGKNDTELPLFSLRSILAATNNFSEGNKLGEGGFGPVYKGILPENQEAVAIKRLSKKSGQGHHEFMNELKLIAKLQHTNLARLLGCCMEEDELILIYEYMPNRSLDKLLFDPCEKTKLDWGTRFRIIQVSDFGMARIFDINQIEANTNKVVGTYGYMSPEYALYGHFSEKLDVFSFGVLLLEIVSGKKNALFYYCENSQTLAQWIWQLWKVGREMEVIDASVRETSRIHEALRCIHVGLLCVQEAPADRPTMSSVIHMLEVDEATSLPLSKEPAFSTSRISSPVTTYSKNVVTITLPEPR; via the exons ATGAGGGATATCAATTTCAGAATTCTTGACATGAAAAATATTAGTAGTACAACAAGTCCGACTGTAAAAGTTGCTAGGGACGATTACTGGGAAACTATCTGTCCCTCGACATATGTTGCCACAAACCTCAACTTATCTCTCTTCAGTTACTCTTCTGATTCCCTGAACGTGTCTTTTTGGTACAATTGCAATACAAGCATATCAGCGTTGGGTAATTCGCTTGCCTGCAACAATACCGTCACTGTTTCCTATCTCACAGCAGCAAAAGCTAATGTTATCACGATTGATCCAGTAAGTTCGGGCGCTTGTAAAGCTGCGGTTTTGGTTCCGGTATCTCAATCCAGTTCTGTGGCTCTGGACAGCGAAAAAATAGATATTGAGGCTGCCATAGATGGTGGTTTTGAATTGGATGTGCTAAATGCTGATCCTGCCCTTTGCAGCAGTTGTTTGGCATCAGGGGGAGCTTGTGGGGCAAACAGTACTGGTGCTAACGAATTCATGTGCTTTTGCCAGACTACTTCATCTTCGACACAAATATGTACTCTTTCAACGGTTCCAACTCCAGCAG GCAAAAAGGGACTTTCTGTTAATTCCTTGAAGCGGACCCTTGTAATTGCAATAGTCTCTGCAGCAGTTGGATTTCTTACAATAACTTTTGGTTATTTCTTATGGAAGAAAAAATTTG GGAGGATATCAAGAGTGAGTGGGAATACAAGTAAGGTGACTGCAGGTGGTGGGAAGAATGATACAGAACTACCACTCTTCAGTTTGAGGAGTATATTAGCTGCTACAAACAACTTCTCTGAAGGAAATAAACTTGGAGAGGGAGGATTTGGCCCTGTTTATAAG GGAATTTTGCCAGAAAATCAAGAAGCAGTGGCCATAAAGAGACTATCAAAGAAGTCTGGGCAAGGACATCATGAGTTCATGAATGAGTTGAAACTTATAGCCAAACTCCAACATACCAATCTTGCTCGTCTCTTAGGTTGCTGTATGGAAGAAGATGAACTCATATTGATCTACGAGTACATGCCAAATCGAAGTTTGGACAAATTGTTGTTTG ATCCTTGTGAAAAGACAAAGTTGGATTGGGGTACACGCTTTCGAATTATACAAG TGTCAGACTTTGGAATGGCGAGGATTTTTGATATAAATCAAATTGAAGCAAACACCAACAAGGTTGTTGGGACATA CGGCTACATGTCACCTGAATATGCATTATATGGTCATTTTTCTGAGAAATTGGATGTGTTTAGTTTTGGAGTACTATTGTTAGAGATTGTAAGCGGAAAGAAGAATGCTTTGTTTTATTATTGCGAAAATTCACAAACGCTAGCTCAATGG ATATGGCAATTATGGAAAGTAGGTAGAGAAATGGAGGTAATTGACGCATCAGTAAGGGAAACTTCCCGGATTCATGAAGCTTTGAGGTGCATCCATGTCGGGCTTTTGTGTGTTCAAGAAGCTCCAGCTGATCGACCAACAATGTCATCGGTAATTCATATGCTAGAGGTCGATGAAGCTACATCACTTCCACTGTCAAAAGAACCTGCTTTTTCAACAAGTAGGATTTCAAGTCCTGTTACCACATATTCCAAAAATGTAGTCACTATTACTTTGCCAGAACCTCGATAG
- the LOC101314691 gene encoding pentatricopeptide repeat-containing protein At2g15690-like, whose amino-acid sequence MASVTWLQPTNSTISSSRFKPHPTTPNPNPHHLFLKTQPFSSFNPTPPNPFRTSAVNNPSTNRRYTRSSPPQPTRPRSKPVFKTQPTNYPTRNEPNVGDPSLKDVDLMGLCKEGKVEEALEYMGHGVSADYGVFCALAELCDGLKFGRKIEQYLKLTPFGRDIELNVKLIEMYAKCGSTRDARKVFDRMPERDLRVWHSMINAYAANGEGSEGVVLFERMRSEGLKPDKESVAVVLAACASAGAVEEGVRYFESMEDEYGIVPEIEHYVGVVDVLGKSGHLNEAVEFVERMPFEPTTEVWEALRDLARIHGDLELEDRAEELLVSFDPSKASGDKMPLPPRKKYSEINMLEVRNKVSEYRCIDIYGESYEQSKGLRGQMREAGYVPDTRYVLHDIDQEAKEQALQYHSERLAIAYGLISTPARQTLRIIKNLRICGDCHNAIKIMSKIVGRELIVRDNKRFHHFKSGKCSCGDYW is encoded by the coding sequence ATGGCTTCAGTCACTTGGCTTCAGCCAACCAACTCCACAATCTCTTCTTCTCGCTTCAAACCTCACCCCACCACTCCAAACCCTAACCCTCATCATCTCTTCCTCAAAACCCAACCTTTCTCATCCTTCAATCCCACCCCACCCAACCCATTTCGCACTTCCGCCGTCAATAATCCCAGCACCAACCGCCGCTACACCCGCTCCTCTCCGCCGCAACCCACCCGCCCTCGCTCCAAACCCGTATTCAAAACCCAACCCACCAACTACCCGACCCGAAATGAACCAAATGTGGGCGACCCATCACTGAAAGACGTGGACTTGATGGGTCTGTGCAAGGAGGGCAAGGTCGAAGAGGCCTTGGAGTATATGGGTCATGGCGTTTCTGCCGATTACGGTGTTTTCTGTGCGTTGGCGGAGCTCTGTGACGGCTTGAAATTTGGGAGGAAGATTGAGCAGTACTTGAAATTGACGCCTTTTGGTAGAGATATCGAGTTGAATGTGAAATTGATTGAAATGTATGCCAAATGTGGGAGCACTAGAGATGCACGCAAGGTGTTCGATAGAATGCCTGAGAGGGATTTGAGGGTGTGGCATTCGATGATCAATGCGTATGCGGCGAATGGGGAAGGGAGTGAGGGGGTGGTGTTGTTTGAGAGAATGAGGAGTGAGGGGTTGAAGCCGGATAAGGAGAGTGTTGCGGTGGTGTTGGCGGCGTGCGCGAGTGCGGGGGCGGTGGAAGAGGGGGTGAGGTACTTTGAATCGATGGAGGATGAGTATGGGATTGTGCCGGAGATTGAGCATTATGTAGGGGTTGTTGATGTGCTTGGGAAGTCTGGTCATTTGAATGAAGCTGTGGAGTTCGTTGAGAGGATGCCGTTTGAGCCTACCACGGAAGTTTGGGAGGCTCTTAGGGACTTGGCACGGATTCATGGAGATCTTGAGCTTGAAGATCGCGCGGAGGAGTTGTTGGTTAGTTTTGATCCTTCTAAGGCTAGTGGTGATAAAATGCCGTTGCCTCCAAGGAAGAAGTACTCTGAGATTAACATGCTGGAGGTGAGGAATAAGGTGAGTGAGTATAGGTGTATAGACATATATGGAGAGTCATATGAGCAATCGAAAGGTTTGAGAGGACAGATGAGGGAAGCAGGTTATGTGCCGGATACTAGGTACGTGTTGCACGACATTGATCAGGAAGCAAAAGAGCAGGCTTTGCAGTATCATAGCGAACGGTTGGCAATTGCTTATGGTCTGATCAGTACACCTGCTAGGCAAACTCTACGGATTATAAAGAACCTTCGTATCTGTGGTGATTGCCATAATGCAATTAAAATCATGTCGAAGATTGTTGGGAGGGAGCTGATTGTTAGGGATAACAAGCGGTTCCATCATTTCAAGAGTGGGAAATGCTCATGTGGAGATTACTGGTAA
- the LOC101314983 gene encoding serine acetyltransferase 5-like, translating into MPSGELRQSDCSEDEAEQWLWARIKAEAKRDAESEPALASYLYSTILSHSSLERSLSFHLGNKLCSSTLLSTLLYDLFLNTFSSDSSLRAAAVADLRAAHERDPACVSFSHCLLNYKGFLACQAHRVAHKLWIQSRRPLALALHSRIADVFAVDIHPAARIGKGVLFDHATGVVVGETAVIGNNVSILHHVTLGGTGKVGGDRHPKIGDGVLIGAGATILGNVKIGEGAKIGAGSVVLIDVPARTTAVGNPARLVGGKEKPSRHEDVPGESMDHTSFLSEWSDYII; encoded by the exons ATGCCGTCCGGTGAGCTGCGGCAGTCCGACTGCTCGGAGGACGAGGCCGAGCAGTGGCTGTGGGCCCGGATCAAAGCGGAGGCGAAGCGCGACGCCGAGTCGGAGCCGGCTCTGGCCAGCTACCTCTACTCGACCATCCTCTCGCACTCGTCGCTGGAGCGATCGCTGTCGTTTCACCTCGGCAACAAGCTCTGCTCCTCCACTCTCCTCTCCACGCTTCTCTACGACCTCTTCCTCAACACCTTCTCTTCCGACTCCTCTCTACGCGCCGCCGCCGTCGCTGATCTACGCGCCGCCCACGAGCGCGACCCGGCCTGCGTGTCGTTCTCTCACTGCTTGCTCAATTACAAAGGCTTTCTGGCATGTCAG GCTCACCGAGTGGCACATAAGCTGTGGATTCAGTCACGCAGGCCGCTGGCGCTAGCGCTCCACTCACGGATAGCTGATGTGTTTGCGGTGGACATTCACCCGGCAGCGAGGATTGGGAAAGGGGTGCTGTTCGACCACGCGACAGGAGTGGTGGTGGGGGAGACGGCGGTGATTGGGAACAATGTGTCCATACTCCACCACGTGACGCTGGGAGGGACTGGAAAGGTCGGGGGAGACAGACACCCAAAGATTGGTGATGGGGTACTTATTGGAGCTGGGGCGACGATTTTGGGGAATGTGAAGATTGGAGAGGGGGCAAAGATTGGGGCGGGGTCGGTGGTGCTTATTGACGTGCCGGCGAGGACTACGGCGGTGGGGAATCCGGCGAGATTGGTTGGCGGGAAGGAGAAGCCGTCGAGGCATGAAGATGTGCCTGGAGAATCCATGGACCATACCTCGTTTTTATCAGAGTGGTCTGACTATATTATATAG
- the LOC101314605 gene encoding uncharacterized protein LOC101314605 — MPVILELEDEAPPMVSNVFTLAVQRLKREECNLSITPRWRNRVLYSVYILDLFNCDTSQVIVGPCDWEDYSVGKDGAERYRVHNLPEYESPGVYELAVAVSPSGLGRGIKADQIVPVYVGQADSARTRLQHYGRRGAHLGKSCSVGNGSELICKGPGLFEEMLARGYTIVYRWAPMRTKNEALRTERKLLDTFDYAWNRNSNASRRRDDVLQKLKKISSKSTRFTATVPRHLPFRQKQVSIRINSSNLISTEKKFSDYADKESRNLIPQVIKFGRSQPRLVLDGSGITQENTIVCGVAIGDGPICRKAPVQGRKRCAAHKGIKNTGSTTDSNREWVSFESGITWENTEICGVAAGDGSTCRRPPVQGRKRCAEHKGMRNTESTTASTRELVTYNSGVTLENTEICGVAAGDGSICRVPPVPGRVRCAMHKGMRNTGLTTASNSELVTYKSGNTLENTEICGLAAGDGSTCGMPPVPGRVRCAMHKGMRNTESSTASNIEFFPYISGNTRENTEICGMTAGNGSICRRPPVPGRVRCAMHKGMRNTESSTASNIEFFSYISGNTRENTEICGVTAGNGSICRRPPVPGRVRCAMHKGMRITESTTASNREFVSYSSGNTWDNTDICGVTAGNGSICRRPPVPGRVRCAMHKGMRR; from the exons ATGCCGGTGATACTCGAACTCGAAGATGAAGCCCCACCAATGGTGTCCAACGTCTTCACCCTTGCTGTCCAAAGGTTGAAGAGGGAAGAATGCAACC TTTCCATCACACCCAGATGGCGGAATCGAGTTTTATATAGTGTTTACATTCTTGACTTATTTAATTGTGATACAAGTCAGGTTATTGTTGGGCCTTGTGACTGGGAGGACTATTCAGTGGGCAAGGATGGAGCTGAAAGGTACAGAGTTCATAACCTCCCTGAATATGAGAGTCCAGGAGTGTATGAACTTGCCGTTGCTGTTTCACCTAGTGGTTTAGGCCGTGGGATCAAAGCGGATCAAATAGTCCCGGTTTATGTTGGACAAGCTGATAGTGCGAGGACAAGGCTTCAGCATTATGGCCGGAGAGGGGCTCATTTGGGGAAGTCATGCTCAGTTGGGAATGGGAGTGAGCTAATCTGTAAAGGGCCTGGATTATTTGAGGAGATGCTGGCAAGAGGCTACACCATTGTCTATAGATGGGCTCCT ATGAGAACCAAAAATGAGGCGCTGAGAACAGAAAGGAAGCTGCTTGACACATTTGATTATGCATGGAACAGAAATTCCAATGCGTCACGGCGCCGTGATGACGTTCTTCAGAAACTCAAGAAAATTTCCTCAAAATCAACCAGATTTACTGCTACTGTCCCAAGGCATTTACCTTTCAGACAGAAGCAAGTCAGTATTAGAATAAACTCCAGCAATCTGATTTCAACAGAGAAAAAGTTCAGTGACTATGCTGATAAGGAGAGCAGGAATCTCATACCCCAAGTTATCAAGTTTGGCAGATCACAGCCTAGGTTAGTTTTGGATGGAAGTGGGATTACTCAGGAAAATACTATAGTTTGTGGGGTGGCTATTGGTGATGGGCCCATATGTAGAAAGGCACCAGTTCAAGGAAGAAAGAGGTGTGCTGCACACAAAGGGATTAAGAATACTGGATCGACTACAGATAGCAACAGAGAGTGGGTTTCATTCGAAAGTGGTATTACTTGGGAGAACACTGAAATTTGTGGGGTGGCTGCAGGTGATGGGTCTACCTGCAGAAGGCCTCCAGTTCAAGGAAGAAAGAGGTGTGCTGAACACAAAGGGATGAGGAATACTGAATCGACTACAGCTAGCACCAGAGAGTTGGTTACATATAATAGTGGTGTTACTTTGGAGAACACTGAAATTTGTGGGGTGGCTGCAGGTGATGGGTCTATTTGTAGAGTGCCTCCAGTTCCAGGAAGAGTGAGGTGCGCCATGCACAAAGGGATGAGGAATACTGGATTGACTACTGCTAGCAACAGTGAGCTGGTTACATATAAAAGTGGCAATACTTTGGAGAACACTGAAATTTGTGGGTTGGCTGCAGGTGATGGGTCTACCTGTGGAATGCCTCCAGTTCCAGGAAGAGTGCGGTGTGCTATGCACAAAGGGATGAGAAATACTGAATCGTCTACAGCTAGCAACATAGAGTTCTTTCCATATATAAGTGGTAATACTCGGGAGAATACTGAAATTTGTGGGATGACTGCAGGTAACGGGTCTATTTGTAGAAGGCCTCCGGTTCCAGGAAGAGTGAGGTGTGCTATGCACAAAGGGATGAGAAATACTGAATCGTCTACAGCTAGCAACATAGAGTTCTTTTCATATATAAGTGGCAATACTCGGGAGAATACTGAAATTTGTGGGGTGACTGCTGGTAACGGGTCTATTTGTAGAAGGCCTCCGGTTCCAGGAAGAGTCAGGTGCGCCATGCACAAAGGGATGAGGATTACTGAATCGACTACAGCTAGCAACAGAGAGTTTGTTTCATATAGTAGTGGCAATACTTGGGATAACACTGATATTTGTGGGGTGACTGCAGGTAATGGGTCTATTTGTAGAAGGCCTCCAGTTCCAGGAAGAGTGAGGTGCGCCATGCATAAAGGGATGAGGAGGTAG
- the LOC101314891 gene encoding uncharacterized protein LOC101314891, producing the protein MVASDFTALLPRLKREECKRTKHDSHFSNWKVLVGPSDWEDYWLGKEGAERYRVYNLPRDESPGVYELGVAVSRSGLGRGVEADRIVPVYLGQADSVRTRLQQYGRTGAHLGKCCSSERIRKGPGLFEEMLGRGYPIVYRWAPMETKSNALKTESQLLNTFDYAWNTSINGARRPDDVLQRLKKISSKPTRFTNIVQRLLPFSQKQVGIRINSSKLVSKEEKFSGYADRENLNLIAQVFKFGRSQPRLVVDRSGISQENTIVCGVAVGDGTLCRKAPVQGRKRCAEHKGMRITVKISNSNIGSKCSVISNREFVSDESGITQENTIICGVAVGDGSICRTPPVHGRKRCAEHKGMRIKESITVRVSEKYVDSKFSNKELDSHDASNVKYEQVKLPPVHVCESSTSICGFILADGSPCRTEPIQRKKGVISTKGEGSRNPTQRQ; encoded by the exons ATGGTGGCCAGCGACTTTACCGCTCTCCTCCCAAGGTTGAAGAGGGAAGAATGCAAGCGCACAAAGCACGACTCCCATTTCTCCAACTGGAAG GTTCTTGTGGGGCCCTCTGACTGGGAGGACTATTGGTTAGGCAAGGAAGGAGCTGAAAGGTACAGAGTTTATAACCTGCCTAGAGATGAGAGTCCGGGAGTGTATGAACTCGGGGTTGCTGTTTCGCGGAGTGGTTTGGGCCGTGGGGTTGAAGCGGATAGGATAGTCCCGGTTTATCTTGGACAAGCTGATAGTGTGAGGACCAGGCTTCAGCAGTATGGCCGGACAGGGGCTCATTTGGGGAAGTGCTGCTCGAGTGAGCGGATTCGAAAGGGGCCTGGGTTGTTTGAGGAGATGCTGGGGAGAGGTTACCCCATTGTGTATAGATGGGCTCCT ATGGAAACCAAGAGCAACGCGCTGAAAACAGAAAGTCAGCTGCTTAACACATTTGATTATGCTTGGAACACAAGCATCAATGGTGCACGGCGCCCTGATGATGTCCTTCAGAGACTCAAGAAAATTTCTTCAAAACCTACGCGATTTACTAATATTGTTCAGAGGCTTCTACCTTTCAGCCAGAAGCAAGTCGGTATTAGAATCAACTCCAGCAAACTGGTGTCAAAAGAGGAAAAGTTCAGTGGCTATGCTGATAGGGAGAACCTGAATCTCATAGCCCAAGTTTTCAAGTTCGGCAGATCACAGCCTAGGTTAGTTGTGGATAGAAGTGGGATTAGTCAGGAAAATACTATAGTTTGTGGGGTGGCTGTCGGTGATGGAACCCTATGTAGAAAGGCACCAGTTCAAGGAAGAAAGAGGTGTGCTGAACACAAAGGGATGAGGATTACAGTAAAGATATCAAATAGCAATATCGGTTCAAAATGCAGTGTTATCAGCAACAGAGAATTTGTTTCGGATGAAAGTGGCATTACTCAGGAAAATACTATAATTTGTGGGGTGGCTGTTGGTGATGGCTCTATATGTAGAACACCACCAGTTCATGGAAGAAAGAGGTGTGCTGAACACAAAGGGATGAGGATTAAAGAGTCAATTACAGTTAGAGTATCAGAGAAGTACGTGGACTCAAAATTCAGCAACAAAGAGCTTGATAGTCATGATGCATCAAATGTGAAATATGAACAGGTAAAGCTTCCACCAGTTCATGTTTGTGAGAGCTCTACATCGATCTGTGGATTCATCTTGGCCGATGGCTCTCCTTGTAGAACAGAACCAATTCAACGAAAAAAAGGTGTGATAAGCACAAAGGGAGAAGGATCCAGAAATCCAACTCAACGTCAGTGA
- the LOC101315270 gene encoding inactive protein kinase SELMODRAFT_444075-like, whose amino-acid sequence MKERRNSLVTGKVVVVAVKALKEIPNTALVWALTHVVQPGDYIKLLAVVPSHTSSNRIWDFARFTSDCTRSHHLALTGTISDQRDEIVNSCSQMVQQLQDVYDPEKIKIRIKILSGSPSGVVAAEAKKAESNWVILDKQLKYEKKHCMEQLQCNVVIMKRSGPKVLRLNLVNSTNKEPDVACPSLYNLESSPERLKNKFAQWNISGGPPVTPTGSFDHESPLTATDMGSSSISSSDMGIESLHSGIVRRLKQEFSHTSEGNENLNESDNEINNEKTSAYLTSSYCQPWMADYLSPDGEFSRYGAGGPESFYDKSIISAYGALLDKFSNLNREPDVGVLNYRLDLNLSRSVREAISLPRNRNLPSIPPPLCSVCQHKAPVFGSPPRWFTYAELELATCGFSKANFLAEGGFGSVHRGVLPHGQVVAVKQYKLASSQGDQEFCSEVEVLSCAQHRNVVMLIGFCVEDGKRLLVYEYICNGSLGSHLYGKDQPSLKWFARQRIAVGAARGLRYLHEECRVGCIVHRDLRPNNILLTHDFEPLVGDFGLARWQPDGDIGMQTRVIGTFGYLAPEYAQSGEITEKTDVYSFGVVLVELVTGRKAMDINKPKGQQCLTEWARPLLEKHAINEMIDPRLSNCYSKQEVTNMLRCASLCIRRDPQSRPRMSQVLRVLEGDDIAMNSKSFLDKGGCNRTLL is encoded by the exons ATGAAGGAGAGGAGGAATTCACTGGTGACTGGGAAAGTTGTGGTGGTTGCTGTTAAGGCTTTGAAGGAGATTCCAAACACAGCTCTGGTGTGGGCTTTAACTCATGTTGTGCAACCTGGAGATTACATTAAGCTTTTGGCAGTTGTTCCTTCACATACATCAA GTAATAGGATATGGGACTTTGCACGATTCACCAGTGATTGCACCAGAAGTCACCATTTGGCTCTCACAGGAACCATTTCAGATCAGAGGGATGAGATAGTGAACTCATGCTCTCAGATGGTGCAACAGCTCCAAGATGTTTATGATCCAGAGAAG ATTAAGATCAGGATAAAAATCCTCTCTGGCTCACCATCTGGTGTTGTGGCTGCCGAAGCGAAGAAAGCTGAATCAAACTGGGTTATATTGGACAA ACAATTGAAATATGAAAAGAAACACTGCATGGAACAACTGCAGTGCAATGTTGTGATTATGAAACGATCTGGGCCCAAGGTTCTTCGCTTGAATCTGGTTAACTCTACAAACAAGGAACCTGACGTGGCTTGCCCTTCATTGTATAACTTAGAATCATCACCAGAACGCCTAAAGAACAAGTTTGCACAGTGGAATATAAGTGGAGGGCCACCTGTGACTCCTACTGGTAGTTTTGACCATGAGTCACCACTGACGGCAACTGATATGGGATCATCGTCCATATCAAGCTCAGATATGGGGATTGAATCGTTACATTCTGGAATTGTCCGGAGATTGAAGCAAGAGTTTTCACATACCAGTGAAGGTAATGAGAATTTGAATGAATCTGACAATGAGATAAACAATGAAAAGACAAGTGCTTATTTAACGAGTTCATATTGCCAGCCCTGGATGGCAGATTATCTTAGTCCTGATGGCGAATTTTCTAGATATGGGGCTGGAGGTCCAGAGAGTTTTTATGATAAATCTATCATTTCAGCATATGGAGCCTTGCTAGATAAGTTCTCTAATTTAAATCGAGAGCCAGATGTTGGAGTCCTGAACTATAGGCTCGATTTGAACTTGAGTAGAAGTGTACGTGAAGCAATTTCCTTACCTAGAAATAGAAATTTACCTTCTATACCTCCTCCGTTGTGCTCTGTATGTCAGCACAAGGCACCTGTCTTTGGCAGTCCTCCGAGGTGGTTCACATATGCTGAGTTAGAACTTGCTACATGTGGTTTTTCAAAAGCCAACTTCTTGGCTGAAGGTGGGTTTGGCTCCGTACATAGAGGTGTCTTACCACATGGTCAGGTAGTTGCTGTCAAGCAGTATAAATTGGCTAGTTCTCAAGGAGATCAGGAATTCTGCTCAGAAGTTGAAGTGTTAAGCTGTGCACAGCATCGCAATGTTGTGATGCTAATTGGATTCTGTGTGGAGGATGGAAAGAGGTTGCTAGTATATGAATATATCTGCAATGGTTCTTTGGGTTCTCATCTATATG GGAAGGACCAACCTTCATTAAAATGGTTTGCACGACAAAGAATTGCAGTTGGAGCAGCTAGAGGATTGAGATACCTTCATGAAGAGTGTAGAGTAGGTTGCATTGTACACCGTGATTTACGACCTAACAATATCCTTCTGACCCATGATTTTGAACCATTG GTTGGAGATTTTGGACTAGCAAGGTGGCAACCTGACGGAGATATTGGGATGCAAACAAGAGTAATTGGAACATTTGG TTACTTGGCTCCAGAATATGCTCAAAGTGGAGAAATTACGGAGAAAACTGATGTATATTCCTTTGGGGTAGTACTGGTGGAGCTTGTTACGGGACGCAAAGCTATGGACATAAACAAGCCCAAAGGCCAGCAGTGCCTCACTGAATGG GCACGACCTTTGCTAGAGAAACACGCCATTAATGAAATGATAGACCCCCGGTTAAGCAACTGCTACTCAAAGCAAGAAGTTACTAACATGCTGCGATGCGCTTCCTTGTGCATCAGGCGAGACCCTCAGTCCAGGCCTCGAATGTCTCAG GTGCTTCGGGTACTGGAAGGAGACGACATTGCCATGAACTCCAAATCATTCTTAGATAAAGGGGGTTGCAATAGGACACTTTTGTAG
- the LOC101290800 gene encoding uncharacterized protein LOC101290800: MGRKCSHCGNIGHNSRTCTNFRGSSAAGFVGTTPPHGFRLFGVQVHHHDQVSSSVSSFNAMNMMMKKSFSMDCLPTSSASSSSPSSSRISIDNEHSDHHKAPIGYLSDGLICRAQDRKKGVPWTEEEHRTFLMGLEKLGKGDWRGISRNYVTTRTPTQVASHAQKYFLRQATLTKKKRRSSLFDMFGGNNSDPQSKPSSTIDPAQCVNSNIPSSPQRQSNIIQLQLSTTNTSASQNLKLSDHHQQKPADYSSSTPPLGSSHDRDRVRDRTMPGWIYGLIDSQLKYSNAVFSSSEPSNIPLPPSSSVVPDHLELTLASPVRPLDLDQNRLSSSSSPTSGPLHNTGPISVT, encoded by the exons ATGGGCAGAAAGTGCTCGCATTGTGGAAACATAGGCCATAATTCAAGGACGTGTACAAATTTCAGAGGCAGTTCCGCTGCTGGTTTTGTTGGTACTACTCCTCCTCATGGATTCAGGCTCTTCGGTGTTCAAGTTCATCATCATGATCAGGTGTCTTCTTCTGTATCTTCGTTTAATGCCATGAACATGATGATGAAGAAAAGCTTTAGCATGGATTGCTTGCCCACATCTTCAGCTTCATCCTCATCCCCATCTTCTTCAAGGATTTCCATTGATAATGAACATTCCGATCATCACAAAGCTCCCATCGGTTATCTCTCTGATGGCCTCATATGTCGTGCTCAAGACAGGAAAAAGG GAGTTCCATGGACAGAAGAGGAGCACAGAACATTTCTGATGGGGCTTGAGAAGTTAGGGAAGGGGGACTGGAGAGGAATCTCTAGGAACTATGTGACCACCAGAACACCAACTCAAGTTGCGAGTCATGCTCAGAAGTATTTTCTCAGGCAAGCAACTCTCACCAAGAAGAAGCGTCGTTCAAGCCTCTTCGATATG TTTGGGGGCAATAACAGTGATCCACAATCCAAGCCAAGTAGTACTATCGATCCTGCGCAATGTGTTAACAGTAATATTCCATCAAGCCCTCAACGTCAAAGTAATATTATTCAGCTTCAACTTAGTACTACCAATACATCTGCATCACAAAATCTAAAACTATCAGATCATCATCAGCAAAAACCAGCTGACTACAGCAGTTCTACTCCTCCCTTAGGCAGTTCACATGATCGTGATCGTGTTCGTGATCGCACTATGCCTGGATGGATTTACGGGTTGATTGATTCCCAGCTGAAATATTCAAATGCAGTATTTTCATCATCAGAACCCAGTAATATACCACTACCACCGTCATCATCAGTAGTACCAGATCATCTAGAGCTGACGCTCGCTTCGCCGGTTAGGCCTTTGGATTTAGATCAAAATAGATTGTCGTCGTCATCATCCCCAACATCTGGTCCTCTCCACAATACCGGACCTATTAGTGTTACTTGA